The genomic interval CGAGCTCGAAACCGCGATCGCGCTCGGCTACGAGCGCCGCGATCGAGACAACATGGCACCGACGATCGACTACTTCGAGGATCTGCTCGCTCAGCACCCGGGCCATCCCGTCCTGACCTACGAGGTCGCAGGTGCCTATGACACTGCGGGTCACGAAGCCGAAGCGAGGGCTCGCTATGAGGAAGCCCTCGGCCTCGGGCTCACGGGCGAGAATCTCCGTCGCTGCTTGTGCCAGTACGGCAGCACGCTGCGCTGGCTCGGTGAGCACGACGCCTCGCTCGACGTGCTGGACCGCGCCCGCGGTGAGTTCCCGGAGTCCGACTCGGTCCGGGTCTTTCGTGCCCTCACGCTCAACGAGGTCGGACGTCATGACGAGGCCGTCGCCGAGTTGCTCGCCATCGTCACGCGGCACGCCGAGGTCACCGACCTGGGCCGCTACGCGACCGGGTTGGAGGGGCTCGCTGCTTGGTACGACCGGGGCCGTCCGGCGCACGAGTAGCACTCGAACGCCGACCCTCGACGAGCCACGTCTGTGGTGTCGAGCGAAAGGTCGCGCCGCATCGACAGCCCGCGCGGCCACGCACTGATGACGACAGGCATTCCAGGGACGTCCTCGGCGTAGATTTCGGCGCGGAGCCGCGCCGATGTCGCTAGGGGCTGGGGTACTGCGGCCTCCGCGATCCGGGTCGTCGTCGTTGCGCTCCGGAGCGCTGCCCCGCTGCGTCGCGCGCTCGACGACACGCGGCCGCGAGGGCTGCGACGCTGTCGCCGCTCGGCAAGGATGGGGGGCAGCAGCGAGGGGAGCATCGATGCCGTCCGCCGAGATCGTCCTGGGTGGGTACCCGGCGAAGAACTGCGCCCGCGCGGTGCACAACGACTTCTCGCCGGCGTCGCCGCCCAAGCCGCCGCTCGACGAGGCGACGCAGCTCCTCCTCGGCGAGGGCGTCGCGTTCGAGGAACACGTCAACGCCCGCCTCGCGCGCACGTCCGGCGCTGTCCTGCTGGGTGACGAGAACGGGTGGGACGCCAACCGGGAGGCGACTCTCGCGGCGATGCGCGACGGCGTCGCCGTGATCGTCAACGGCCGCCTGCCCGACGTCGGACCGCGCACCGGAGCGCCCGACGTGCTGGTGCGGATCGGGGACGGGTACGTGCCCGTGGACGTGAAGAACAATGGCACGCGCGCCGAGGCGAAGACCCGGTCGGCGATCGTCTCGACCGTGGACGCGCCAGCCGACCTGCACCCCGTGGCGGGACTGTCCGACTCGGGCACCCACCGTGAGGACGAGGGCGTCCAGCTCGCGCACTACACGCGCATGCTGCAAGACCTCGGGTTCCACGCCGGCGACGAGCACCTGATCGGCGGGATCATCGGCAACTCCGACTTCACGCCCGAGGGCGGCGACCCGTGGCTGATCCGGTGGTACGACCTGACCACGCCGTTCAAGGCCACCTACTCGGCGTCCGCGTCTGCCGGGCGGGCGAAGCGGTCGCTCCTGGACCGGTACGACCATGAGTTCGCGTTCCGGCTGAAGGTCGCGCACGCCGCCCGGTCAGGGAAGGAGCTGGTCCGCCCGTTCCACGTGTCCGAGTGCGGCGCCTGCGCGTGGTCCTCGTACTGCCACCAGGTCGCAGGGCCCGACGACGCATCCTTCGCCATCGACACCGGACTGCCGACCGCGCAGCAGTGGCGACACCTGCGCGACGCCCACCAGATCACCACGTTGACCGACCTTTCCGCGCTGGACCCAGCAACCTGTACCGGGTGGGACGCCCGCGACACCCAACCGGGCACCCGCGCCCAGCGCAAGCTCGCCACCCTGGTGCGCCGCGCCGGCATGACCACTGCGGGCGTCGAGATCGAGCCCCTCGACGCCTGGCCTGAGATCCCGTCCGCGGATGTGGAGGTCGACTTCGACATCGAGTGGGACCTCGACGGGCGGATCTACCTGTGGGGCGTACGCATCCGCGAGGGGCAGGACGACGCCACCGCGGTCTTCGATCCCGTCGTCTCCTACGTCCCCCTCGACGACGACGGCGCCCGCGCCCTCGCCGTCGAGTTCGCGGCAAAGGTCGAGGCGCTGGCCGCGTCCGCGGCCGCGGAGGGCAAGGCGCTGCAGATCTACCACTGGACGAGCCCCGAAGTGAGTCGCACGTTCAAGTACGCCGAGGTGCGTGCGGCCCTGGAGGGCCGCACGTTCGACCTGGAGGCGTGGCTGCGCGCGTCCTTCCTCACCCGAAGGGGCACGTCCATCAAGGTGGTCGCGCCGCTGTTCGGGTTCTCCTGGTCCGTCGACGACGCCGGTGGCCTGCAGTCACAGACGCACATCGAGACGGCGCGCGGCGACGACCCCGACGCGGCGGCAGCGTCGCGAGCCTGGCTGCACGCCTACAACCAGTCCGACGTCGCCGCCCAGGCGGCGATTCGCGATGGCCTGCGCGCGGCCAAGAGCGGCGACGGAGCCTCAAGGTCCTGCCCAGCGGCGCAGAGATGA from Xylanimonas allomyrinae carries:
- a CDS encoding ribonuclease H-like domain-containing protein; the encoded protein is MPSAEIVLGGYPAKNCARAVHNDFSPASPPKPPLDEATQLLLGEGVAFEEHVNARLARTSGAVLLGDENGWDANREATLAAMRDGVAVIVNGRLPDVGPRTGAPDVLVRIGDGYVPVDVKNNGTRAEAKTRSAIVSTVDAPADLHPVAGLSDSGTHREDEGVQLAHYTRMLQDLGFHAGDEHLIGGIIGNSDFTPEGGDPWLIRWYDLTTPFKATYSASASAGRAKRSLLDRYDHEFAFRLKVAHAARSGKELVRPFHVSECGACAWSSYCHQVAGPDDASFAIDTGLPTAQQWRHLRDAHQITTLTDLSALDPATCTGWDARDTQPGTRAQRKLATLVRRAGMTTAGVEIEPLDAWPEIPSADVEVDFDIEWDLDGRIYLWGVRIREGQDDATAVFDPVVSYVPLDDDGARALAVEFAAKVEALAASAAAEGKALQIYHWTSPEVSRTFKYAEVRAALEGRTFDLEAWLRASFLTRRGTSIKVVAPLFGFSWSVDDAGGLQSQTHIETARGDDPDAAAASRAWLHAYNQSDVAAQAAIRDGLRAAKSGDGASRSCPAAQR
- a CDS encoding tetratricopeptide repeat protein, producing the protein MTLSITPELETAIALGYERRDRDNMAPTIDYFEDLLAQHPGHPVLTYEVAGAYDTAGHEAEARARYEEALGLGLTGENLRRCLCQYGSTLRWLGEHDASLDVLDRARGEFPESDSVRVFRALTLNEVGRHDEAVAELLAIVTRHAEVTDLGRYATGLEGLAAWYDRGRPAHE